One window of Anaerolineales bacterium genomic DNA carries:
- a CDS encoding CPBP family intramembrane metalloprotease: MIASKPNFPWRYLLLAYGLTWIFWIPVALTRQDYQASPILLAVMFLGVFGPGMAGILMTYREQGREGRRDFWHRVVDFRRINIKWYVLILLLFPILHFISIAVNHWLGGDPPEFAFVKEALAMPAGILIVVILYLLQSALEELGWRGYMLDRLQVIWKPVTASLVLGIFHAFWHFPLFYIVGTNQSRYLSGIDFTVFVGFVLAGSIYSTWCYNENHRSTLAVILLHTVANLSLDTFLLPETGEYIFKIVTAFGAVMIIIAWSLPSWKRKQVQSIRWRSP, from the coding sequence ATGATCGCATCCAAACCCAATTTCCCCTGGCGCTATCTCCTCCTCGCCTATGGCTTGACTTGGATATTTTGGATTCCCGTCGCGCTGACAAGGCAGGACTATCAAGCGTCGCCAATTTTGCTTGCCGTGATGTTCCTCGGTGTTTTCGGGCCAGGCATGGCGGGGATCCTCATGACCTACCGCGAGCAAGGTCGGGAAGGCAGGCGGGATTTCTGGCACCGCGTCGTTGACTTTCGCCGGATCAACATCAAGTGGTATGTATTGATCCTCCTTCTCTTCCCAATCCTGCACTTCATATCCATAGCGGTCAATCATTGGCTGGGAGGTGATCCACCAGAGTTTGCGTTTGTCAAAGAAGCGCTGGCAATGCCTGCTGGCATATTGATCGTTGTGATCCTCTATCTGCTCCAGTCCGCGCTCGAAGAACTCGGCTGGCGCGGTTACATGCTCGACCGCTTGCAGGTGATCTGGAAGCCGGTTACTGCTTCCCTCGTCCTCGGCATCTTCCATGCATTCTGGCATTTTCCGCTGTTTTATATCGTTGGGACAAATCAAAGCAGATACCTGTCAGGTATTGATTTCACGGTCTTTGTCGGTTTTGTGCTCGCTGGCTCGATTTACTCAACCTGGTGCTACAACGAGAATCATCGCAGTACGCTGGCAGTCATCCTATTGCACACAGTCGCAAATTTGTCTTTGGACACTTTCCTGCTGCCTGAAACAGGGGAATACATTTTCAAGATCGTGACGGCTTTCGGCGCTGTGATGATCATCATTGCCTGGAGTCTGCCATCCTGGAAGCGGAAACAAGTTCAATCCATTCGATGGAGATCACCATGA
- a CDS encoding response regulator transcription factor, with product MDEISKLMIVEDSPRARWALKALISQQTGIIVTAEASNGEEAIRNIEKQVPDIVLMDVQMPVMNGLEATRIIKQKWPQIKVVVLTMYPDYQTDIVPAGADAFLLKGCPAEEITGSIHRLLRGN from the coding sequence ATGGATGAAATTTCGAAATTAATGATCGTGGAAGACAGCCCGCGCGCCCGGTGGGCGTTGAAGGCTTTAATCTCGCAACAGACCGGGATCATAGTAACCGCCGAGGCATCGAACGGGGAGGAGGCAATTCGGAACATCGAGAAACAGGTCCCGGACATCGTGTTGATGGATGTCCAGATGCCGGTCATGAACGGATTGGAAGCGACGAGGATCATCAAGCAGAAATGGCCCCAGATCAAGGTCGTTGTCCTCACCATGTACCCGGATTATCAAACCGATATAGTACCCGCCGGGGCGGACGCCTTCCTGCTCAAAGGCTGTCCCGCAGAGGAGATCACCGGGTCAATCCATAGACTTCTCCGGGGGAATTGA
- a CDS encoding TetR/AcrR family transcriptional regulator has product MPKGIPLTEEEQEKRRHEIFHQVVNIFLKKGFQETSMREIAEAAGLGKSTLYDYFKTKEDILVYFFEDQLSDMTEEAQRIAMQNLPADKRLRQVMETYIENLQANKSLFLKMSFESQRLKAESQKQIQDKRHAYQDMVRALIDEGIREGVFRKVNSLLAARMLVSGMAPIVFGSRFTGTPQEMLKDTLDIFFKGIEVCK; this is encoded by the coding sequence ATGCCCAAAGGCATTCCGCTTACAGAAGAAGAACAGGAAAAACGCCGTCATGAGATCTTTCACCAGGTTGTCAACATCTTCCTGAAAAAAGGCTTTCAGGAAACCTCCATGCGCGAGATCGCGGAAGCTGCGGGGCTGGGCAAGTCCACGCTGTACGATTACTTCAAGACCAAGGAAGACATCCTGGTCTATTTCTTCGAAGATCAGTTGAGCGACATGACCGAAGAAGCGCAGAGGATCGCCATGCAAAATCTTCCGGCAGATAAACGACTGCGCCAGGTGATGGAAACGTATATCGAAAACCTGCAGGCAAATAAAAGCCTGTTCTTGAAAATGTCCTTCGAATCACAAAGGCTGAAAGCGGAAAGCCAGAAACAGATCCAGGATAAGCGACATGCCTACCAGGACATGGTCCGCGCGCTGATCGACGAAGGCATCCGTGAAGGCGTCTTTCGCAAAGTGAATTCGCTGCTTGCCGCCCGGATGCTGGTCAGCGGGATGGCACCTATTGTTTTCGGCTCTCGATTTACCGGCACGCCGCAGGAAATGCTGAAAGATACGCTGGATATTTTTTTCAAGGGCATCGAGGTGTGTAAATAG